The Pongo abelii isolate AG06213 chromosome 20, NHGRI_mPonAbe1-v2.0_pri, whole genome shotgun sequence genome window below encodes:
- the TNFSF14 gene encoding tumor necrosis factor ligand superfamily member 14 gives MEESVVRPSVFVVDGQTDIPFTRLGRSRRRQSCSVARVGLGLLLLLMGAGLAVQGWFLLQLHWRLGEMVTRLPDGHAGSWEQLIQERRSHQVNPAAHLTGANSSLTGSGGPLLWETQLGLAFLRGLSYHDGALVATKAGYYYIYSKVQLGGVGCPLGLASTITHGLYKRTPRYPEELELLVSQQSPCGRATSSSRVWWDSSFLGGVVHLEAGEEVVVRVLDERLVRLRDGTRSYFGAFMV, from the exons ATGGAGGAGAGTGTCGTACGGCCCTCAGTGTTTGTGGTGGATGGACAGACTGACATCCCATTCACGAGGCTGGGACGAAGCCGCCGGAGACAGTCGTGCAGTGTGGCCCGGGTGGGTCTGGGTCTCTTGCTGTTGCTGATGGGGGCCGGGCTGGCCGTCCAAGGCTGGTTCCTCCTGCAGCTGCACTGGCGTCTAGGAGAGATGGTCACCCGCCTGCCT GACGGACATGCAGGCTCCTGGGAGCAGCTGATACAAG AGCGAAGGTCTCACCAGGTCAACCCAGCAGCGCATCTCACAG GGGCCAACTCCAGCTTGACAGGCAGCGGGGGGCCGCTGCTATGGGAGACTCAGCTGGGCCTGGCCTTCCTGAGGGGCCTCAGCTACCACGATGGGGCCCTTGTGGCCACCAAGGCTGGCTACTACTACATCTACTCCAAGGTGCAGCTGGGTGGTGTGGGCTgcccactgggcctggccagcaCCATTACCCACGGCCTCTACAAGCGCACGCCCCGCTACCCCGAGGAGCTGGAGCTGTTGGTCAGCCAGCAGTCACCCTGCGGACGGGCCACCAGCAGCTCCCGCGTCTGGTGGGACAGTAGCTTCCTGGGTGGTGTGGTGCacctggaggctggggaggaggtggTCGTCCGTGTGCTGGATGAGCGCCTGGTTCGACTGCGTGATGGCACCCGGTCTTACTTCGGGGCTTTCATGGTGTGA